From a region of the Odontesthes bonariensis isolate fOdoBon6 chromosome 2, fOdoBon6.hap1, whole genome shotgun sequence genome:
- the nanp gene encoding N-acylneuraminate-9-phosphatase — protein MTTCSGMDDRAVKAILFDLDNTLIETSRAGGVAIQRTSELLKTTLGLDDNTIRSICDNFKQKLLHESFDPSCGRSIDDVRVRHWEESIAETAGGCFTPSLATQCYYLWKSSRLELLCLSPEVHNLLRQLRSRYKLLLLTNGEARTQREKVEAVKCEEFFDAIVIGGEHAEQKPCRSIFTLCFSMLELEAQDCVMVGDSLDTDIKGGFNAGVRATVWVNSADGAVLDGSVKPHYTIPTVLDLPDILAQLK, from the exons ATGACTACGTGCTCCGGCATGGACGACAGAGCTGTGAAAGCAATATTGTTTGACTTGGATAACACTCTCATTGAAACGAGTCGTGCCGGTGGAGTGGCGATTCAAAGG ACCAGTGAGCTGTTGAAAACCACACTGGGCCTGGATGACAACACCATCCGCAGCATTTGTGACAATTTCAAGCAGAAGCTTTTACACGAAAGCTTTGACCCCTCGTGTGGCAGATCAATCGATGACGTCCGCGTGCGCCACTGGGAGGAAAGCATCGCGGAGACTGCGGGCGGCTGCTTCACACCCTCGTTGGCCACTCAGTGCTACTACCTGTGGAAGAGTAGTCGCCTGGAGCTTCTCTGCCTGTCCCCTGAGGTGCACAACCTCCTGAGACAACTGCGCAGCAGatacaagctgctgctgctgaccaACGGAGAAGCTCGGACTCAGAGGGAGAAGGTGGAGGCAGTCAAGTGCGAGGAGTTCTTTGACGCCATAGTGATTGGGGGAGAACATGCGGAGCAGAAACCCTGCCGGTCCATCTTCACGTtgtgtttcagcatgttggagcTGGAGGCGCAGGACTGTGTCATGGTGGGAGACTCTCTGGACACAGACATTAAGGGGGGCTTTAATGCCGGGGTGCGGGCCACAGTTTGGGTTAACAGCGCAGACGGCGCCGTGTTGGATGGTTCTGTGAAACCACACTACACTATCCCCACTGTGCTGGACCTGCCAGATATTCTGGCTCAGCTGAAATGA